The Cellulomonas sp. P24 genome contains a region encoding:
- a CDS encoding biosynthetic peptidoglycan transglycosylase, with the protein MAVAAGTPSRRRRRRRRWLLACAVALAPVLAVGALWPTTPGVGNAEVLIRSRLETHDAPLLGALPTSDRVARALVATEDSRFYVTPGVDPISAARAGFAMLTGSVDTGAATLEQQLAKNLYFPQDGGLLDKVDEAEVALKLDVGYSKHEILRMYLASVYFGHGYYGLPAAARGYFGTTPAALTWAQASLLAGLVQAPSAYDPVVHLDAARLRQRHVLNRLVATGVLTRAEATGAFAAPLGLR; encoded by the coding sequence ATGGCAGTCGCGGCGGGGACACCCTCTCGACGGCGTCGCCGTCGTCGACGGTGGCTCCTCGCGTGTGCTGTCGCCCTTGCCCCGGTGCTCGCCGTCGGGGCGCTGTGGCCCACTACCCCTGGCGTCGGCAACGCGGAAGTGCTCATCCGATCCCGTCTGGAAACGCACGACGCCCCGCTCCTGGGGGCGTTGCCGACGTCCGACAGGGTGGCTCGAGCCCTGGTGGCGACCGAGGACAGCCGGTTCTACGTCACCCCGGGTGTCGACCCGATCAGTGCCGCACGTGCTGGGTTCGCGATGCTCACCGGAAGCGTGGACACGGGTGCAGCGACCCTGGAGCAACAGCTCGCGAAGAACCTGTACTTCCCTCAGGACGGCGGTTTGCTCGACAAGGTCGACGAGGCCGAGGTCGCGCTGAAGCTCGACGTCGGCTACTCGAAGCACGAGATCTTGCGGATGTACCTCGCCTCCGTGTATTTCGGGCACGGGTACTACGGTCTGCCGGCGGCGGCCCGCGGGTACTTCGGTACGACTCCTGCCGCCCTGACCTGGGCACAGGCCAGCCTCCTCGCCGGGCTGGTGCAGGCGCCATCCGCCTACGATCCCGTCGTGCACCTCGACGCCGCACGGCTGCGTCAGCGGCATGTGCTCAACCGTCTCGTCGCCACCGGGGTACTGACGCGTGCCGAGGCGACGGGCGCGTTCGCCGCTCCCCTCGGTCTCCGCTGA
- a CDS encoding LysR family transcriptional regulator — protein MPPHRPSLDLEALRMLALVADLGSISAAARAEQISQPSASKRIQVLERQLGLALLDRRTRGATLTDQGRMVTGWCRSVVEATDALITGSQALAARAAERLSIGASQTIAEYLAPTWLGEFRRRPGEPPVQLRVANSQEVIAALRAREIDLGFVETPQIPSDLHRRRVARDRLVLVVAPDHPLARRRHPLGRDELAQTPLASREDGSGTRDTLRLAIGRSMVPPAVELDSNAAVKVLVSSGSFPAVISELAVANELRDGRLVEVPLAEVDLSRSLDAVWRKGTRLGGAAEHFLQTARPARPPIARTPPTSRVRESDRTASSPIPPAGPADESARA, from the coding sequence GTGCCGCCCCACCGCCCCTCACTCGACCTCGAGGCGCTCCGGATGCTTGCGCTCGTCGCAGATCTCGGCAGCATCTCGGCCGCCGCTCGTGCCGAGCAGATCAGCCAGCCGTCCGCGAGCAAACGGATCCAGGTGCTCGAACGCCAGCTGGGGCTCGCCCTGCTCGACCGGCGTACCCGCGGGGCGACCCTGACGGATCAGGGCCGGATGGTCACCGGTTGGTGCCGGAGCGTGGTCGAGGCGACGGACGCGTTGATCACCGGCAGCCAGGCCCTCGCGGCACGAGCCGCCGAACGTCTCAGCATCGGGGCCAGCCAGACGATCGCGGAGTACCTCGCCCCCACCTGGCTGGGCGAGTTCCGCCGACGGCCGGGGGAGCCACCCGTGCAGCTCCGCGTGGCGAACTCTCAGGAGGTCATCGCTGCGCTGCGCGCCCGCGAGATCGACCTCGGATTCGTCGAGACGCCGCAGATCCCGTCCGACCTGCACCGGCGGCGGGTCGCGCGCGACCGACTCGTGCTGGTCGTCGCGCCCGATCACCCGCTCGCGCGGCGACGTCACCCGCTCGGGCGGGACGAGCTCGCGCAGACACCGTTGGCATCGCGTGAGGACGGCTCCGGAACCCGGGACACCCTCCGCCTGGCGATCGGGCGATCGATGGTCCCGCCTGCTGTCGAGCTCGACTCGAACGCCGCCGTCAAGGTGCTCGTCAGCTCCGGCAGCTTTCCCGCCGTGATCAGCGAGCTCGCCGTCGCGAACGAGCTCAGGGACGGGCGCCTCGTCGAGGTGCCGCTCGCCGAGGTCGACCTGTCCCGCTCACTCGACGCGGTGTGGCGCAAAGGGACACGGCTCGGCGGCGCCGCGGAGCACTTCCTGCAGACGGCCCGCCCGGCGCGCCCACCGATCGCGCGGACCCCTCCGACCTCCCGGGTGCGCGAGAGCGACCGCACCGCCTCCTCGCCGATACCGCCGGCCGGACCTGCCGACGAGTCTGCGCGCGCGTGA
- a CDS encoding YeiH family protein: MTVARETTGPAPAAPADTDSDRSAGPATRRTALVQKLPGLSLAVAIAIVASVIGRLLPIVGGPVTGIVIGVAVAAVVKPGERWRPGIKTASRTVLQASVVVLGSQLSLMQIVHVGLSSLPVMLGTLTVALVSAYWIGRWLGVTGNLRTLVGVGTAICGASAIAAVTPVIGAAGVEVAYAVTTIFLFNVSAVLVFPTLGHLLGMSQHAFGLFAGTAVNDMSSVVAAATTYGHQAATYAVVVKLTRTLLIIPISLGLAALVARRERVQTAAAGTVAHVAEPSVAAEVRSRVHVLRLVPRFLIGFLVVAAANTVGLVPTVLHPALSQVSVFLITVALSAIGLSTDLPGLRRAGHRPLVLGAALWIVVSLTSLALQRVTGLG; encoded by the coding sequence GTGACCGTCGCGAGAGAGACCACAGGCCCCGCCCCCGCCGCCCCTGCCGATACCGATAGCGACCGCAGCGCGGGACCCGCCACCCGGCGGACCGCCCTGGTACAGAAGCTCCCCGGCCTGTCGCTCGCCGTCGCGATCGCGATCGTCGCGTCCGTCATCGGCCGTCTGCTCCCGATCGTCGGAGGTCCGGTCACCGGGATCGTGATCGGCGTCGCCGTCGCCGCGGTGGTCAAGCCCGGCGAACGCTGGCGCCCCGGCATCAAGACGGCGAGCAGAACGGTGCTGCAGGCGTCCGTGGTGGTGCTCGGATCCCAGCTGTCCCTCATGCAGATCGTCCACGTCGGTCTCAGCTCGCTCCCCGTGATGCTCGGCACGCTGACCGTGGCGCTCGTGTCGGCCTACTGGATCGGGCGCTGGCTCGGCGTCACGGGGAACCTCAGGACGCTCGTCGGTGTCGGGACGGCGATCTGCGGTGCGTCGGCCATCGCGGCGGTGACGCCGGTGATCGGCGCGGCCGGCGTCGAGGTCGCCTACGCGGTCACGACGATCTTCCTGTTCAACGTGTCTGCCGTCCTCGTCTTCCCGACGCTCGGGCACCTGCTCGGCATGAGCCAGCACGCGTTCGGGCTGTTCGCCGGCACCGCCGTGAACGACATGTCGTCCGTCGTCGCCGCCGCCACCACCTACGGGCACCAGGCCGCCACCTACGCCGTCGTGGTGAAGCTCACCCGCACGCTCCTGATCATCCCGATCAGCCTCGGTCTCGCCGCCCTGGTCGCCCGCCGGGAACGTGTCCAGACCGCAGCAGCCGGCACGGTCGCGCACGTCGCAGAACCGAGCGTGGCGGCGGAGGTCCGTTCGCGCGTCCACGTGCTCCGCCTGGTCCCCCGCTTCCTCATCGGCTTCCTCGTCGTCGCCGCCGCGAACACGGTCGGACTCGTGCCGACGGTCCTGCACCCGGCCCTGAGCCAGGTCTCGGTGTTCCTCATCACCGTTGCCCTCTCGGCGATCGGGCTGTCGACCGACCTGCCCGGACTGCGGAGAGCGGGGCACCGCCCGCTCGTGCTCGGAGCAGCCCTGTGGATCGTCGTCTCGCTCACGAGCCTCGCCCTGCAGCGGGTCACTGGTCTCGGCTGA
- a CDS encoding V-type ATPase 116kDa subunit family protein: MRWREALSPMRMERVAIVAPVEHYRAVLEEVARQAVVELDLPYVPGDGPDELDRAIDAAVVHGPVVGLVGWAANRDLAALSTTLAELGAGVVPLVHPRGIDPPTLLPGAGSPRMSRTLVDTYGTVPYADVDPSRMAALAYVVMFGMMFGDVGHGLVLVALGLVLRRARSGRLAGLRRAWLFVTGAGLTSIVFGALYGEAFGPTGLVPVLWLEPLTSPVPLMLAALVIGALLLAGAYLLGTINRVREGGWAYALYARTGVAGSALFVAVGLLAWGLTASVAPLVTAGGVLATVALVLIFAGLLVEAGGGATGVFQAVIEWVDTLARLGSNIVSFARLAAFGLTHAALLSVVWSGTTALWRPDWRAVAAVLVFVLGNVLTFGLEALVAGIQALRLEYYELFSRVFLSEGRPFRAWAPALATGSPAPEQNRAPDLTTSTTEGNRP; the protein is encoded by the coding sequence ATGCGGTGGCGTGAGGCGCTCAGCCCGATGCGCATGGAACGGGTCGCGATCGTCGCACCCGTCGAGCACTACCGCGCCGTCCTCGAGGAGGTGGCCCGGCAGGCCGTCGTCGAGCTCGACCTCCCGTACGTGCCCGGCGACGGTCCCGACGAGCTCGACCGCGCGATCGACGCCGCCGTCGTCCACGGTCCGGTCGTCGGCCTCGTCGGCTGGGCCGCGAACCGCGACCTTGCGGCGCTCTCGACCACACTCGCCGAGCTCGGCGCCGGCGTCGTCCCGCTGGTGCATCCGCGCGGGATCGACCCACCGACGCTGCTCCCCGGCGCCGGCAGCCCCCGGATGTCCCGCACCCTCGTCGACACGTACGGCACCGTCCCCTACGCCGACGTGGACCCGTCGCGGATGGCCGCGCTCGCGTACGTCGTCATGTTCGGCATGATGTTCGGTGACGTGGGCCACGGACTCGTCCTGGTCGCCCTCGGCCTCGTGCTCCGGCGTGCCCGGTCCGGTCGGCTGGCAGGTCTCCGGCGCGCATGGCTCTTCGTGACCGGCGCGGGGCTGACCTCGATCGTCTTCGGGGCGTTGTACGGCGAGGCGTTCGGTCCGACCGGTCTCGTGCCTGTGCTGTGGCTGGAACCGCTGACGAGCCCGGTCCCGCTGATGCTCGCGGCGCTCGTGATCGGTGCGCTCCTCCTGGCGGGTGCCTACCTCCTCGGCACGATCAACCGCGTGCGGGAGGGCGGCTGGGCGTACGCGCTCTACGCGCGGACCGGGGTCGCCGGTTCCGCCCTCTTCGTCGCGGTCGGGCTCCTCGCCTGGGGCCTCACCGCCTCCGTCGCTCCGCTGGTCACCGCCGGAGGCGTGCTGGCCACCGTTGCCCTCGTGCTCATCTTCGCCGGGCTGCTCGTCGAGGCGGGCGGAGGTGCGACCGGGGTCTTCCAAGCAGTGATCGAATGGGTCGACACCCTCGCCCGGCTCGGGTCGAACATCGTGTCCTTCGCCCGGCTCGCGGCCTTCGGCCTCACGCACGCCGCATTGCTGTCAGTCGTGTGGAGCGGGACAACAGCCCTGTGGCGGCCCGACTGGCGCGCCGTGGCCGCCGTCCTCGTCTTCGTGCTCGGCAACGTGCTGACCTTCGGCCTCGAGGCGCTCGTCGCCGGCATCCAGGCTCTCCGCCTCGAGTACTACGAGCTCTTCTCCCGAGTGTTCCTCTCCGAAGGCCGTCCCTTCCGTGCCTGGGCGCCCGCGCTCGCGACGGGCAGCCCGGCTCCTGAGCAGAACCGAGCTCCTGACCTCACCACCAGCACGACCGAAGGGAACAGACCGTGA
- a CDS encoding ATP synthase subunit C: MNPWIGTLPVALLAMAGGFLLVRRRRRAGVTALVVLDAVVLVAALVVLVVALGSTTASAAVLPAAAETATSGAGGSALIAAAIAVAGSSIGAAFAVAYTGSAALAAMSERPEIFGRAMVVVGLAEGIAIYGLIIAVILIGKA, from the coding sequence GTGAACCCGTGGATCGGCACCCTCCCGGTGGCTCTCCTCGCGATGGCAGGGGGCTTCCTGCTCGTCCGTCGTCGTCGACGCGCCGGCGTCACCGCCCTCGTCGTCCTGGACGCGGTCGTCCTCGTCGCCGCTCTCGTCGTGCTCGTCGTCGCGCTCGGGAGCACCACGGCGTCGGCCGCGGTGCTGCCGGCTGCCGCGGAGACGGCGACGTCGGGTGCCGGAGGCTCGGCACTGATCGCCGCAGCGATCGCCGTCGCCGGCTCGTCGATCGGTGCCGCCTTCGCCGTCGCGTACACCGGCTCGGCCGCGCTCGCCGCGATGAGCGAACGCCCGGAGATCTTCGGCCGGGCCATGGTCGTCGTCGGGCTCGCCGAGGGGATCGCGATCTACGGCCTCATCATCGCCGTGATCCTCATCGGCAAGGCGTGA
- a CDS encoding V-type ATP synthase subunit A translates to MGVQVTEHSGASGTVRVGSVVRVNGPLVEVRGITGLSMLELVALGPQRITAATVAISGDRATLQAYEYTGGLRVGDDAEGTGRQLSGLFGPGLLGQVFDGLMRPLSSASTWLTPDRAPATEDAGTLERVWQFLPVPSVGATVAAGDVLGTVPAAGSVEHRILVPPGVGGHLTWLAPAGGLRMQDVVARVDDHEVHLGEPWPVRVPRPFRDRPAGAVPLHTGQRVLDLLYPVARGAAAAVPGGFGTGKTVLLQQIAKWSDADVIVYVGCGERGNEMADVLDGLSSLVDDRTGGRLIDRTVIIANTSNMPMMAREASIYTGVSVAEYYRDMGYDVVVIADSTSRWAEALREFANRNGDLPAEDGYPADLASELAAFYERAGRVTTLGGAEASVTIIGAVSPPGGDLTEPVTTDTQRFIRSLWLLDRDLAYSRHYPAVSWTGSFARDAVAIGTWHVLNGDAGWPARRARATALLAEADRLGALAEIVGPTSLPGHERMVLLGGHLLRDGVLMQNALSDNDGFCSAAKGAALLDMVLAVVDACERLVADGVAATTIEQADHGLVLRAREETGPADTEGVRERAAEAVRLLEELR, encoded by the coding sequence GTGGGCGTCCAGGTGACGGAGCACTCGGGTGCGTCGGGCACGGTTCGCGTCGGGTCCGTGGTCCGGGTCAACGGTCCCCTCGTCGAGGTGAGGGGGATCACCGGCCTCTCGATGCTCGAGCTTGTCGCGCTCGGTCCGCAGCGCATCACTGCGGCGACGGTCGCCATCAGCGGCGATCGCGCGACGTTGCAGGCGTACGAGTACACCGGCGGGCTCCGAGTCGGCGACGACGCCGAGGGCACGGGGCGGCAGCTGTCCGGTCTGTTCGGCCCCGGGCTTCTCGGTCAGGTGTTCGACGGCCTGATGCGCCCGCTGTCCTCGGCCTCGACGTGGCTGACGCCGGACCGCGCGCCGGCGACCGAGGACGCCGGGACGCTGGAACGCGTCTGGCAGTTCCTCCCGGTGCCGAGCGTCGGCGCCACCGTGGCCGCCGGCGACGTGCTCGGGACCGTCCCGGCGGCGGGATCGGTCGAGCACCGGATCCTCGTGCCGCCAGGCGTGGGCGGCCACCTGACGTGGCTCGCTCCTGCAGGTGGGCTGCGCATGCAGGACGTGGTCGCACGTGTCGATGACCACGAGGTGCACCTCGGGGAGCCGTGGCCCGTGCGGGTTCCTCGACCGTTCCGCGACCGTCCGGCGGGCGCGGTCCCGCTGCACACCGGTCAGCGCGTGCTCGATCTCCTGTACCCGGTGGCCCGCGGGGCCGCCGCAGCCGTCCCCGGAGGGTTCGGCACCGGCAAGACGGTCCTCCTGCAGCAGATCGCCAAGTGGAGCGACGCCGACGTGATCGTGTACGTGGGGTGCGGCGAGCGGGGCAACGAGATGGCCGACGTCCTCGATGGTCTCTCGAGCCTGGTCGACGACCGGACCGGCGGTCGGCTCATCGACCGGACGGTGATCATCGCCAACACCTCGAACATGCCGATGATGGCGCGCGAGGCGAGCATCTACACCGGCGTGAGCGTCGCGGAGTACTACCGCGACATGGGGTACGACGTCGTCGTCATCGCCGACTCCACGTCCCGGTGGGCCGAGGCGCTCCGGGAGTTCGCGAACCGCAACGGCGACCTGCCCGCCGAGGACGGGTACCCCGCGGACCTCGCGTCGGAGCTGGCGGCCTTCTACGAGCGTGCCGGACGGGTGACCACCCTCGGCGGCGCCGAGGCGTCGGTCACGATCATCGGGGCGGTGTCCCCACCAGGTGGAGACCTCACCGAACCGGTGACCACGGACACCCAGCGGTTCATCCGCTCGCTGTGGCTGCTCGACCGGGACCTCGCGTACTCCCGCCACTACCCCGCCGTGAGCTGGACCGGGTCGTTCGCACGGGACGCCGTCGCGATCGGCACGTGGCACGTGCTGAACGGTGACGCGGGCTGGCCGGCGCGCCGCGCTCGCGCCACCGCTCTCCTCGCCGAGGCGGACCGCCTCGGTGCGCTGGCCGAGATCGTCGGTCCGACGTCGCTGCCGGGCCACGAGCGCATGGTCCTGCTCGGCGGGCACCTCCTGCGCGACGGCGTTCTCATGCAGAACGCCCTGAGCGACAACGACGGCTTCTGCAGCGCCGCGAAGGGTGCGGCACTGCTGGACATGGTGCTGGCGGTCGTCGACGCGTGCGAGCGCCTCGTCGCGGACGGGGTCGCCGCCACGACGATCGAGCAGGCCGACCACGGACTGGTGCTCCGCGCACGTGAGGAGACCGGTCCAGCCGACACCGAGGGTGTCCGCGAGCGTGCCGCCGAGGCCGTCCGTCTGCTCGAGGAGCTGCGATGA
- a CDS encoding V-type ATP synthase subunit D produces MHDPTRRCARGSSALVYAVAAHEAALAAGARCAAAERAVHLVQAELVATRTRQRAVEHRWIPRLERELATIRRRLDEQELEEALRLRWAADSRPDVRGDGTSTTGQEGLR; encoded by the coding sequence GTGCACGATCCCACCCGTCGGTGTGCGCGGGGGAGCTCCGCTCTCGTGTACGCGGTCGCGGCTCACGAGGCAGCGCTGGCGGCCGGCGCGCGGTGTGCCGCGGCCGAGCGCGCCGTGCACCTGGTGCAGGCCGAGCTCGTCGCGACCCGCACCCGGCAGCGCGCGGTCGAGCACCGCTGGATCCCCCGGCTGGAGCGTGAGCTGGCCACCATCCGGCGGCGGCTCGACGAGCAGGAGCTCGAGGAGGCGTTGCGGCTCCGCTGGGCAGCGGACTCGCGTCCCGATGTCCGCGGCGACGGCACGTCCACGACGGGTCAGGAGGGGTTGCGATG